The Vanessa atalanta chromosome 2, ilVanAtal1.2, whole genome shotgun sequence genome has a segment encoding these proteins:
- the LOC125071377 gene encoding neuroligin-4, Y-linked-like isoform X1, whose amino-acid sequence MFPVGQFHTGQNKNGAMLQYDERKTDTGKSKIFANKLVYFNLYSFLLIFFLSLQKANSNTTNMNQHGDNVIKVSDENNFNVNNVQNDSPNDEYDENDDVHEEKYTNVNFDKNPYYNNEKFPQHSDIYNHERNGYSDYSDYKRYYLNPSNPLPKSSVKFKISSRIVQTKYGKLQGIVLAMDEHRYLSPLEVFLGVPYATPPVGSNRFSPTRTPSPWDGVRVSDRPGPACPQKLPDLDDDRILLEKMPKGRLDYIKRLIPYLKNQSEDCLYLNIFAPLQMDETKLALPVLVYIHGDSYSMSSGNPYDGAVLASYTDLIVVTLNFRLGVLGFLNANPTPHLKARVANYGLMDQIAALHWVQQNIALFGGDPTNITLMGHGSGAACINFLMISPTVMPGLFHRAILLSGSALSSWAIVDDPVYYSLKLAKRMNCTIPEDLAKDHEVIVDCLRDATIEELLSIDISPPNFLTAFGPSVDGVVIKTDFAKDFLTLHSTADFPSFGPLNNMNQNNFHIKRSDSGRRLFQNKYDLLFGVVTCESLWKFSAHDIQNGIEPEKRDRMLRTYVRNSYTYHLSEIFYTIVNEYTDWERTVENPINTRDATISALSDAQYIAPLIQSGDLLSGGPKITLTDEDSPGRPTKTFFYVFDYQTRDGYYPQRMGAVHGEELPYIFGAPLAEGFGHFPENYTKFETALSESIMLFVANFAKTGNPNDNARQEAFLPASRERNKFRGINWEEYDSTHQKYLEIGIKPRMKNHYRAHQLSVWLRLVPELHRTGMEDVAARHNLFRNHNEQDLYEGIVRPDPLARNADNDQIRRNGSAYSDTALTTVDTILATCVTMMPSGRDLQSFNATDNTLANLEAAGYAAYSTALSVTIAIGCSLLILNVLIFAGVYYQRDKSRSRGKQQRFNEKHFETISGKHSHYHIDPNLAPSLVVDIERQNRKKIMADPSLGNLNFKGPLDGPKSPSPTLSIDNMMLPSKLGSRNSSFRLPNVSYPQVGGYATLPKKLNQFSNSPPLQDLRHKYPPNGSADSPGREESSRAHHATLRRGKSLHPSNLPQTAIDEMRV is encoded by the exons ATGTTTCCAGTTGGACAGTTTCATACAGGGCAGAATAAAAACGGGGCGATGCTTCAATATGACGAACGTAAAACTGATACTGGAAAGAGCAAAATATTTGCCAACAAACTAGtgtattttaatctatattcgtttttattgatatttttcttatcTCTACAAAAAGCTAATTCGAATACGACAAATATGAATCAGCACGGCGATAATGTTATTAAAGTAAgtgatgaaaataattttaatgttaacaacGTACAGAACGATTCACCGAACGATGAATACGATGAAAATGACGATGTTCacgaagaaaaatatacaaatgtcaATTTTGATAAGAATCCATATTATAATAACGAAAAATTTCCACAGCACAGTGACATTTATAATCACGAAAGAAACGGTTACAGTGACTATAGTGATTATaagagatattatttaaatccttCTAATCCATTACCTAAATCtagtgttaaatttaaaataagcagtAGGATAGTCCAGACAAAATATGGAAAATTACAGGGGATTGTATTGGCTATGGATGAACACAGATACTTGAGTCCACTTGAAGTGTTTTTAGGTGTGCCCTACGCTACGCCTCCCGTGGGATCTAACAG GTTTAGTCCAACAAGAACGCCTTCACCCTGGGACGGTGTGAGAGTGTCTGATCGTCCAGGTCCAGCTTGTCCTCAAAAACTCCCAGATCTTGATGACGATCGGATTCTATTAGAAAAAATGCCCAAGGGTAGACTAGATTACATAAAAAGACTGATACCTTATCTTAAGAACCAAAGCGAAGATtgtctttatttaaacatatttgctCCCTTGCAAA tgGATGAAACTAAGCTGGCCCTGCCCGTATTGGTATATATACATGGAGACAGTTACTCAATGAGCTCAGGGAATCCTTATGATGGTGCAGTACTCGCTAGCTACACGGACCTCATcgttgtaactttaaattttagactTGGTGTATTAG GATTCCTAAACGCAAATCCGACTCCGCACTTGAAGGCTAGAGTGGCGAACTACGGTTTAATGGATCAAATAGCTGCGTTGCATTGGGTACAACAAAATATTGCATTGTTTGGAGGAGACCCGACAAATATAACGCTAATGGGTCACGGATCGGGAGCTGCTTGTATCAATTTCTTAATGATCTCACCAACAGTTATGCCAG GTCTTTTTCACAGAGCGATACTTTTATCAGGCTCAGCTCTCAGTTCCTGGGCTATAGTTGATGATCCTGTTTactattcattgaaattagcgAAACGTATGAACTGCACAATACCTGAAGATCTCGCAAAAGACCACGAAGTTATAGTAGACTGCTTAAGAGACGCAACAATAGaagaattattatcaattgATATATCGCCTCCGAATTTCCTGACGGCGTTTGGACCATCAGTGGATGGAGTCGTAATCAAGACAGACTTTGCAAAGGACTTTTTGACTCTTCATTCGACTGCCGATTTTCCTAGCTTTGGacctttaaataatatgaatcagaacaattttcatataaagAGAAGTGATAGTGGAAGACGTTTGTTCCAAAATAAATACGATTTGCTATTTGGTGTTGTAACTTGTGAATCTCTATGGAAGTTCTCCGCCCACGATATCCAAAATGGTATTGAACCAGAGAAAAGAGATCGAATGCTGAG AACCTATGTCAGAAATTCCTATACCTACCATTTGAGCGAAATATTTTACACGATCGTCAACGAATACACCGACTGGGAAAGAACGGTAGAG AATCCAATAAACACCAGAGACGCTACCATATCTGCCTTATCCGATGCTCAATACATAGCGCCTTTGATACAAAGCGGTGATCTGCTGAGTGGAGGACCAAAGATTACGCTAACTGATGAAGATTCGCCTGGAAGACCGACTAAAACTTTCTTTTATGTTTTCGACTATCAAACAAGGGATGGGTATTATCCGCAG AGAATGGGTGCTGTTCACGGCGAGGAACTCCCATATATCTTCGGAGCTCCATTAGCCGAAGGTTTCGGACATTTCCCAGAGAACTACACTAAGTTCGAGACAGCACTGTCTGAGTCTATAATGCTCTTCGTGGCCAACTTTGCGAAAACCGG AAATCCAAATGACAACGCTCGTCAAGAAGCCTTTCTTCCAGCGTCAAGGGAAAGAAATAAGTTTCGCGGCATAAATTGGGAAGAATATGACTCGACACACCAGAAGTACCTCGAAATAG GTATCAAACCACGTATGAAAAATCATTATCGCGCTCATCAGCTGTCAGTTTGGCTTCGACTCGTTCCCGAACTTCATAGAACGGGTATGGAAGATGTCGCGGCACGCCACAATTTATTCAGGAACCATAACGAGCAAGATCTGTATGAAGGCATCGTTAGACCTGATCCTTTGGCACGGAATGCCGATAATGATCAGATAAGGCGCAATGGTTCGGCTTATTCCGATACAGCGTTAACCACGGTCGATACGATATTAGCTACGTGCGTGACTATGATGCCAAGCGGGAGAGATTTGCAGAGTTTCAACGCCACGGATAATACTTTAGCCAATTTAGAAGCCGCAGGCTATGCGGCGTATTCAACCGCTCTAAGCGTAACGATAGCTATAGGTTGCTCTTTGCTTATATTGAACGTTTTGATATTCGCCGGTGTTTATTACCAAAGAGATAAATCAAGGTCCCGCGGGAAGCAGCAACGTTTCAATGAAAAACACTTTGAAACGATATCTGGAAAGCACTCCCATTATCATATCGACCCTAACCTCGCCCCTAGTTTGGTAGTGGACATCGAGCGGcaaaatagaaagaaaataatgGCGGATCCAAGTTTAGGGAATCTGAACTTTAAGGGGCCTTTGGATGGTCCAAAATCGCCAAGCCCGACTCTCAGTATAGATAATATGATGTTGCCAAGTAAATTGGGCAGTCGTAATAGTAGTTTCAGATTGCCAAATGTTAGCTATCCCCAAGTGGGAGGGTATGCTACATTGCcaaaaaaattgaatcaatTTAGTAATTCACCACCTTTGCAAGATTTAAGGCATAAATATCCACCGAATGGTTCCGCTGACTCGCCTGGCAGAGAGGAATCTTCGAGAGCCCACCATGCAACATTGAGACGGGGAAAATCTCTTCATCCATCAAACCTTCCGCAAACCGCTATCGATGAAATGAGAGTGTGA
- the LOC125071377 gene encoding neuroligin-4, Y-linked-like isoform X2 yields MFPVGQFHTGQNKNGAMLQYDERKTDTGKSKIFANKLVYFNLYSFLLIFFLSLQKANSNTTNMNQHGDNVIKVSDENNFNVNNVQNDSPNDEYDENDDVHEEKYTNVNFDKNPYYNNEKFPQHSDIYNHERNGYSDYSDYKRYYLNPSNPLPKSSVKFKISSRIVQTKYGKLQGIVLAMDEHRYLSPLEVFLGVPYATPPVGSNRFSPTRTPSPWDGVRVSDRPGPACPQKLPDLDDDRILLEKMPKGRLDYIKRLIPYLKNQSEDCLYLNIFAPLQMDETKLALPVLVYIHGDSYSMSSGNPYDGAVLASYTDLIVVTLNFRLGVLGFLNANPTPHLKARVANYGLMDQIAALHWVQQNIALFGGDPTNITLMGHGSGAACINFLMISPTVMPGLFHRAILLSGSALSSWAIVDDPVYYSLKLAKRMNCTIPEDLAKDHEVIVDCLRDATIEELLSIDISPPNFLTAFGPSVDGVVIKTDFAKDFLTLHSTADFPSFGPLNNMNQNNFHIKRSDSGRRLFQNKYDLLFGVVTCESLWKFSAHDIQNGIEPEKRDRMLRTYVRNSYTYHLSEIFYTIVNEYTDWERTNPINTRDATISALSDAQYIAPLIQSGDLLSGGPKITLTDEDSPGRPTKTFFYVFDYQTRDGYYPQRMGAVHGEELPYIFGAPLAEGFGHFPENYTKFETALSESIMLFVANFAKTGNPNDNARQEAFLPASRERNKFRGINWEEYDSTHQKYLEIGIKPRMKNHYRAHQLSVWLRLVPELHRTGMEDVAARHNLFRNHNEQDLYEGIVRPDPLARNADNDQIRRNGSAYSDTALTTVDTILATCVTMMPSGRDLQSFNATDNTLANLEAAGYAAYSTALSVTIAIGCSLLILNVLIFAGVYYQRDKSRSRGKQQRFNEKHFETISGKHSHYHIDPNLAPSLVVDIERQNRKKIMADPSLGNLNFKGPLDGPKSPSPTLSIDNMMLPSKLGSRNSSFRLPNVSYPQVGGYATLPKKLNQFSNSPPLQDLRHKYPPNGSADSPGREESSRAHHATLRRGKSLHPSNLPQTAIDEMRV; encoded by the exons ATGTTTCCAGTTGGACAGTTTCATACAGGGCAGAATAAAAACGGGGCGATGCTTCAATATGACGAACGTAAAACTGATACTGGAAAGAGCAAAATATTTGCCAACAAACTAGtgtattttaatctatattcgtttttattgatatttttcttatcTCTACAAAAAGCTAATTCGAATACGACAAATATGAATCAGCACGGCGATAATGTTATTAAAGTAAgtgatgaaaataattttaatgttaacaacGTACAGAACGATTCACCGAACGATGAATACGATGAAAATGACGATGTTCacgaagaaaaatatacaaatgtcaATTTTGATAAGAATCCATATTATAATAACGAAAAATTTCCACAGCACAGTGACATTTATAATCACGAAAGAAACGGTTACAGTGACTATAGTGATTATaagagatattatttaaatccttCTAATCCATTACCTAAATCtagtgttaaatttaaaataagcagtAGGATAGTCCAGACAAAATATGGAAAATTACAGGGGATTGTATTGGCTATGGATGAACACAGATACTTGAGTCCACTTGAAGTGTTTTTAGGTGTGCCCTACGCTACGCCTCCCGTGGGATCTAACAG GTTTAGTCCAACAAGAACGCCTTCACCCTGGGACGGTGTGAGAGTGTCTGATCGTCCAGGTCCAGCTTGTCCTCAAAAACTCCCAGATCTTGATGACGATCGGATTCTATTAGAAAAAATGCCCAAGGGTAGACTAGATTACATAAAAAGACTGATACCTTATCTTAAGAACCAAAGCGAAGATtgtctttatttaaacatatttgctCCCTTGCAAA tgGATGAAACTAAGCTGGCCCTGCCCGTATTGGTATATATACATGGAGACAGTTACTCAATGAGCTCAGGGAATCCTTATGATGGTGCAGTACTCGCTAGCTACACGGACCTCATcgttgtaactttaaattttagactTGGTGTATTAG GATTCCTAAACGCAAATCCGACTCCGCACTTGAAGGCTAGAGTGGCGAACTACGGTTTAATGGATCAAATAGCTGCGTTGCATTGGGTACAACAAAATATTGCATTGTTTGGAGGAGACCCGACAAATATAACGCTAATGGGTCACGGATCGGGAGCTGCTTGTATCAATTTCTTAATGATCTCACCAACAGTTATGCCAG GTCTTTTTCACAGAGCGATACTTTTATCAGGCTCAGCTCTCAGTTCCTGGGCTATAGTTGATGATCCTGTTTactattcattgaaattagcgAAACGTATGAACTGCACAATACCTGAAGATCTCGCAAAAGACCACGAAGTTATAGTAGACTGCTTAAGAGACGCAACAATAGaagaattattatcaattgATATATCGCCTCCGAATTTCCTGACGGCGTTTGGACCATCAGTGGATGGAGTCGTAATCAAGACAGACTTTGCAAAGGACTTTTTGACTCTTCATTCGACTGCCGATTTTCCTAGCTTTGGacctttaaataatatgaatcagaacaattttcatataaagAGAAGTGATAGTGGAAGACGTTTGTTCCAAAATAAATACGATTTGCTATTTGGTGTTGTAACTTGTGAATCTCTATGGAAGTTCTCCGCCCACGATATCCAAAATGGTATTGAACCAGAGAAAAGAGATCGAATGCTGAG AACCTATGTCAGAAATTCCTATACCTACCATTTGAGCGAAATATTTTACACGATCGTCAACGAATACACCGACTGGGAAAGAACG AATCCAATAAACACCAGAGACGCTACCATATCTGCCTTATCCGATGCTCAATACATAGCGCCTTTGATACAAAGCGGTGATCTGCTGAGTGGAGGACCAAAGATTACGCTAACTGATGAAGATTCGCCTGGAAGACCGACTAAAACTTTCTTTTATGTTTTCGACTATCAAACAAGGGATGGGTATTATCCGCAG AGAATGGGTGCTGTTCACGGCGAGGAACTCCCATATATCTTCGGAGCTCCATTAGCCGAAGGTTTCGGACATTTCCCAGAGAACTACACTAAGTTCGAGACAGCACTGTCTGAGTCTATAATGCTCTTCGTGGCCAACTTTGCGAAAACCGG AAATCCAAATGACAACGCTCGTCAAGAAGCCTTTCTTCCAGCGTCAAGGGAAAGAAATAAGTTTCGCGGCATAAATTGGGAAGAATATGACTCGACACACCAGAAGTACCTCGAAATAG GTATCAAACCACGTATGAAAAATCATTATCGCGCTCATCAGCTGTCAGTTTGGCTTCGACTCGTTCCCGAACTTCATAGAACGGGTATGGAAGATGTCGCGGCACGCCACAATTTATTCAGGAACCATAACGAGCAAGATCTGTATGAAGGCATCGTTAGACCTGATCCTTTGGCACGGAATGCCGATAATGATCAGATAAGGCGCAATGGTTCGGCTTATTCCGATACAGCGTTAACCACGGTCGATACGATATTAGCTACGTGCGTGACTATGATGCCAAGCGGGAGAGATTTGCAGAGTTTCAACGCCACGGATAATACTTTAGCCAATTTAGAAGCCGCAGGCTATGCGGCGTATTCAACCGCTCTAAGCGTAACGATAGCTATAGGTTGCTCTTTGCTTATATTGAACGTTTTGATATTCGCCGGTGTTTATTACCAAAGAGATAAATCAAGGTCCCGCGGGAAGCAGCAACGTTTCAATGAAAAACACTTTGAAACGATATCTGGAAAGCACTCCCATTATCATATCGACCCTAACCTCGCCCCTAGTTTGGTAGTGGACATCGAGCGGcaaaatagaaagaaaataatgGCGGATCCAAGTTTAGGGAATCTGAACTTTAAGGGGCCTTTGGATGGTCCAAAATCGCCAAGCCCGACTCTCAGTATAGATAATATGATGTTGCCAAGTAAATTGGGCAGTCGTAATAGTAGTTTCAGATTGCCAAATGTTAGCTATCCCCAAGTGGGAGGGTATGCTACATTGCcaaaaaaattgaatcaatTTAGTAATTCACCACCTTTGCAAGATTTAAGGCATAAATATCCACCGAATGGTTCCGCTGACTCGCCTGGCAGAGAGGAATCTTCGAGAGCCCACCATGCAACATTGAGACGGGGAAAATCTCTTCATCCATCAAACCTTCCGCAAACCGCTATCGATGAAATGAGAGTGTGA